In Jejubacter calystegiae, the following are encoded in one genomic region:
- the lpxM gene encoding lauroyl-Kdo(2)-lipid IV(A) myristoyltransferase (LpxM is lauroyl-Kdo(2)-lipid IV(A) myristoyltransferase, an enzyme characterized in Escherichia coli and involved in biosynthesis of the form of lipid A found in that species and some closely related species.) produces the protein MEKEQKAEKRSNIEFIPQFQKAFLHPRYWGSWLGVVAFAGLAWTPPRLRDPLLGNIGRIAGRFAKSARRRARINLLYCFPELPEEQREAMIDGMFTTAPQAMAMMAELGLRDPQKILARVDWHGKEIIDELQANNEKVIFLVPHGWAVDIPAMLMAASGQLMAAMFHNQGNQLFDYLWNRIRRRFGGRMHARNDGIKPFISSVRQGYWGYYLPDQDHGREHSEFVDFFATYKATLPAIGRLMKVCRARVVPLFPVYNGDTHRLDIYIRPPMDDLREADDHTIARRMNEEVEIFVGPHPEQYTWILKLLKTRKEGEIQPYKRKDLWPKDRKKP, from the coding sequence ATGGAAAAAGAACAAAAAGCAGAAAAGAGATCGAACATTGAGTTTATTCCTCAGTTCCAGAAGGCGTTTTTGCATCCGCGCTACTGGGGCTCGTGGCTGGGCGTGGTGGCCTTTGCGGGACTGGCCTGGACGCCGCCGCGTCTGCGCGATCCGCTGCTGGGGAATATTGGCCGTATTGCCGGACGCTTTGCGAAAAGCGCCCGGCGCCGGGCGCGCATCAATCTGCTTTACTGTTTTCCGGAGCTACCGGAAGAGCAACGGGAAGCCATGATCGACGGCATGTTTACGACCGCGCCTCAGGCGATGGCCATGATGGCGGAGCTGGGGTTACGGGATCCACAAAAGATTCTGGCTCGTGTCGACTGGCATGGTAAAGAGATTATTGATGAGCTGCAGGCCAATAACGAGAAGGTGATTTTTCTGGTCCCTCACGGCTGGGCGGTGGATATACCGGCGATGCTGATGGCGGCAAGCGGCCAGTTGATGGCGGCGATGTTCCATAACCAGGGCAATCAGCTGTTCGATTATCTGTGGAACCGGATACGCCGCCGTTTTGGTGGCCGTATGCACGCCCGTAACGATGGCATCAAGCCTTTTATCAGCTCGGTGCGTCAGGGGTACTGGGGCTACTATCTTCCGGACCAGGATCACGGCCGTGAACACAGCGAATTCGTGGATTTCTTCGCGACCTATAAGGCGACGCTGCCGGCGATTGGCCGCCTGATGAAAGTGTGTCGGGCACGGGTTGTGCCGCTGTTTCCGGTTTATAACGGCGACACTCATCGGCTGGATATCTATATCCGTCCGCCGATGGACGATCTGCGCGAGGCGGACGATCACACCATCGCCCGGCGTATGAATGAAGAGGTGGAGATCTTTGTGGGGCCTCATCCCGAGCAGTACACTTGGATTCTGAAGCTGTTGAAGACCCGTAAGGAAGGGGAGATTCAGCCTTATAAGCGCAAGGATCTGTGGCCGAAGGACAGGAAGAAGCCCTGA
- a CDS encoding alginate export family protein, protein MTRYISSACRCSFAISLGINLLFASSGVRAEEKPEAPLLQFHTTLKLETWSLRNKSLRKGEKRENEQKREPLARFRVDVAKKRPLYGVLELELTDKTTRESGKKKQSQTKLDLTQAYIGVNIDALNSDLRMGRWLYRDEREWLFDENMDGVLLHWKKGGWRGDVLGARINYWQRDLLNRSTRNTGNAATIATNLRFKIDDKWLAGGYVVMSKNTHDDGYHQYHYGLRSHNEQSRGLRHWAELGMMEGKNESGRHKGYAIDLGATWVFDHDLRSRITLGYALASQHYRQTGLQSNEATFGGDTKFSIYGNTLAPELANLQVFSAGIGLDITPDSGLDLVYHHYRQTRMDDFGTHDPELKSRYDRRNTHRLGEGVDLIWGVEVTDNLKTELLLGMFLPSKRFRSGSGDDASRSSPAYSVGFEVELKF, encoded by the coding sequence ATGACAAGATATATTTCATCAGCATGTCGCTGTAGCTTTGCCATTTCACTGGGAATAAATTTGCTTTTCGCGTCGTCTGGCGTACGGGCGGAAGAGAAACCGGAAGCGCCATTGCTTCAATTTCATACCACGTTAAAACTTGAGACATGGTCGCTGCGTAACAAATCGCTGCGTAAAGGTGAAAAGCGCGAAAATGAGCAGAAGCGGGAGCCCCTGGCGCGATTTCGGGTCGATGTAGCAAAGAAGAGGCCGCTATATGGCGTACTGGAGCTGGAGCTGACGGACAAAACGACCCGTGAAAGCGGTAAAAAGAAGCAGAGCCAGACCAAACTGGATCTGACCCAGGCATATATTGGCGTAAATATTGATGCATTGAATAGCGATCTGCGTATGGGGCGCTGGCTGTACCGCGACGAGCGCGAATGGTTGTTTGATGAAAATATGGATGGTGTGCTGCTCCACTGGAAAAAGGGAGGCTGGCGGGGGGACGTGCTGGGCGCCAGGATTAATTACTGGCAGCGCGATCTGCTGAATCGCTCAACGCGCAATACGGGGAATGCCGCAACGATAGCAACGAATCTGCGTTTTAAAATTGATGATAAGTGGCTGGCAGGCGGTTATGTGGTTATGAGCAAAAATACCCATGACGATGGGTATCATCAGTATCATTACGGACTGCGTTCGCATAACGAGCAGAGCAGAGGGTTACGCCATTGGGCTGAGTTAGGCATGATGGAGGGAAAAAACGAAAGCGGGCGCCACAAGGGCTACGCAATCGATCTTGGCGCCACCTGGGTCTTTGATCATGATCTACGCTCGCGCATCACCCTGGGATACGCGTTAGCCAGCCAGCACTACCGTCAGACAGGGCTGCAATCCAACGAAGCGACCTTCGGTGGAGATACTAAATTCAGCATTTATGGCAATACGCTGGCGCCGGAATTGGCTAACCTTCAGGTCTTTAGCGCAGGTATTGGGCTGGATATTACCCCGGATTCAGGACTGGATCTGGTCTATCACCATTACCGCCAGACGCGGATGGACGATTTTGGTACCCACGATCCCGAACTGAAGTCCCGTTACGATCGTCGGAACACGCATCGGTTGGGGGAGGGAGTCGATCTCATCTGGGGGGTGGAAGTCACTGATAATCTAAAGACTGAACTGTTGCTGGGCATGTTTCTGCCATCAAAGCGTTTTCGTTCCGGATCCGGAGATGATGCGTCACGCAGTTCGCCTGCTTATTCCGTCGGTTTCGAAGTCGAGCTGAAGTTTTAA